TGCCCGAACCAGGGTGAGTGTTTTACCCAGGGAACCGCAACCTTCTTAATCCTGGGCCGTATCTGCACCCGAAACTGTACCTTTTGCGCCATTCCTTCAGAAGAGCGGCCACCGGCGCCGGACCCCGAAGAACCCCAACGAATTGTCGAGGCGGCGTCAGAGTTGGGGCTTACCCACGTGGTGGTCACCTCGGTGACCCGGGATGACCTGGAGGATGGCGGCGCTTCCCACTTTGCTAAGACCGTGAGAGCCCTTAAGAGAACTGAATCCACCATCGTCGTGGAGGTGCTGATCCCTGATTTTCAAGGCTCCTTCGAATCCTTGAAGATCGTCGCGGATAGTGGCCCGGACATTGTCAACCACAACTTAGAAACCGTGCCCCGCCTCTATCCGGAGGTCCGCCCGCAGGCTGATTACCGCAGGTCCCTTCACCTTTTAAAAACGGTCAAGGAGATCGATCCGGGAAGAGTCACCAAATCCGGGCTGATGCTGGGATTGGGGGAGCAGAGGGATGAAGTTTTGGAGGTCATGAACGATCTAAGGAAAATCTCCTGCGATCTTCTGACCCTGGGCCAGTATCTGCAACCATCGGGCAGGCATCACCCGGTCGTTCGATATATTCCGCCGGAGGAATTCGAAGACCTGCGTTGCGCAGGTGAAAAGATGGGATTCAAAGCGGTCTTTTCCGCCCCCCTGGTCCGCAGCTCGTTCCACGCGGCCGAGGTATTTAAGAAAATCTATTTAGCCACAGAGGGCACAGAGGTCACCGAGAAGATTATGAATCAAAGATCAAAATGACCTGAAATGTAAATTTTTTCCCTTTTGCAATTTTTATTCCTCTTTAATTTTTTTGTTTTCTCTGTGCCCTCTGTGGCAAATTTTCTTGGGAGGTTTTATGCGATTTCGGGGAAAAGTGGTTTTGATCACCGGTGCAGGAGTGGGTATCGGTCGGGCAGCGGCTGTTCGCTTCGGCAAAGAAGGAGCGAAGGTAGCCATCAACTCTCTGACTCCGACCAATGGCCAGGAGACTTTGCGTCTACTTCAAGAGGCCCGGGGGCAAGGGATCTACATTCAAGGAGATGTTTCCATAACCG
This genomic interval from Deltaproteobacteria bacterium contains the following:
- the lipA gene encoding lipoyl synthase, whose translation is CPNQGECFTQGTATFLILGRICTRNCTFCAIPSEERPPAPDPEEPQRIVEAASELGLTHVVVTSVTRDDLEDGGASHFAKTVRALKRTESTIVVEVLIPDFQGSFESLKIVADSGPDIVNHNLETVPRLYPEVRPQADYRRSLHLLKTVKEIDPGRVTKSGLMLGLGEQRDEVLEVMNDLRKISCDLLTLGQYLQPSGRHHPVVRYIPPEEFEDLRCAGEKMGFKAVFSAPLVRSSFHAAEVFKKIYLATEGTEVTEKIMNQRSK